CGGAACGCTCGCCGTCTGGAATGACAAGGCAACCGCCGATGCGGGAATCATCCAGGCCGGCAGCCTGGATGTCGCAGCCGAGCCGGGTGTCTGGACCAACGCCGCCGGCGTGATCGACATTGCCTCGTACAAGGTTGTACCGGGCGAGCAGCTCACCTTCATCCAGAACGTCGACGTTACCCTCGAGGGTAACCAGATGAAGGCCCAGCTGAGCCTGGACCCCGTCGCGGCCAACAGCTTCAAGGGCAGCGCGTATCCCGTGGTGACCTACACGAAGGGCGGCCAGAAGTTCGATCCCGCGAAGGACTTCCTGACCACCACCAGCGAGATCACCGCGAAGGCCGTCTTCACCTTCAACCCGAACACCACGGGTCA
This window of the Arthrobacter sp. zg-Y919 genome carries:
- a CDS encoding alternate-type signal peptide domain-containing protein, whose translation is MAKGALAIGLGSAMLLGGGGTLAVWNDKATADAGIIQAGSLDVAAEPGVWTNAAGVIDIASYKVVPGEQLTFIQNVDVTLEGNQMKAQLSLDPVAANSFKGSAYPVVTYTKGGQKFDPAKDFLTTTSEITAKAVFTFNPNTTGQQDMGATLDLSKVNYILTQVAK